The following nucleotide sequence is from Halictus rubicundus isolate RS-2024b chromosome 7, iyHalRubi1_principal, whole genome shotgun sequence.
tctaagacccagcgactgccaaacggcacacaatgtaagcggatggagaatcgtgcattattggcaatttatgcttgtatgtttttaatcagaacaatattgttaagacgaacgagttgtagagcttgttccgatcgaaatgagtccaaacacaacatcatttggactgtgtttaatgagattgtaattcttatcgtaacattacatatcagtgaaacttgttcgattacactcgaatttgacctcattttcatcaggaaaatcccctccattcactcgtcacaattttatgaggatatgttaaaaaatctaagagtttaaactttcattcgtgcgcgattctccatccgcttacattgtatgtcgtctgtcgtcgctgggtcttcgacgttcggcgctcgtcggtcctcgtcggccgtcgtcgccgtttattcgtcgagctggcaaaagttatccgaagatttattcgaagccttcgaataaatctacggataaaaatgctaaatacagtccaatttgtaccgtgtttagtgtcattttaatcagaagaatgccacgaattagttggcgcaagtcccataaaaaaataatgagaaataaagaagttttgcaattggattggcagttgtttcacaccgatatctcgcgactctacgagctcggaacttcaaagaccaacgaccgaccaacaacctacaatgtaagcagatggagaatccagcattattggcaatttatgcttttatgtttttaatcagaacaatattgttaagacgaatgagttgtagagcttgttccgatcaaaatgagtgcaaacacgacatcatttggactgtctttaatgagattgtaatttttatcgtaccattacgtatcagtgaaacttgttcgattacactcgaatttgatctcattttcatcaggaaaatcccctccattcgctcgtcacaattttttgaggataggttgaaaaatctaaaagtttaaactttcattcgtgcgcgattctccatccgcttacattgtatgtcgtctgtcttcgctgagtctttgatgctcggcgctcggcaaaagttattcgaagatttattggaagccttcgaataaaagatatagataaaatgcccaactctggtcacaggtgccttttggaaggacagcccacctgttatctaaacattcttttaaagtcctttttttacagtcgcagaggaagaaacgctctgtattttggatttcaagtaattgtagacacttgtatgattctgttatatatactactttgataaaattagaaaataaaaattatgtggcgtgtgtaatgtcgtacaaagcagtttcagatgaatgataatgttcggcgaattgccgagtgccgggaccgtccagcggtggacgcggaatgagagcaccggaaagaaggatgaagttccggaggagacgaatggatttcgcaagaaacgaaaatgcacggaaccaacggttatttattttaaaaagataAAACTCACAGTACACTGACGTACACTGacgctcggacaaacacggaggaacggcgataacggaaatcttgctcgcggcgcgacggatgatcttgaccgcggaaggacggaaatcttgcacgcgggacgagacgattcgcgacgcggatgaaagaagatGATTGACAGGGTAGAACAATAATCGTAGAAAACTGTGAACAGTCGTACTAGGACTTTCGAATGTACGTGGAGCTCGAGCTTGAATACGTGCGGAGCGGCCGCGAAAACGTAATTGAAGCTAGAGTACAGAGAgcgtgaacgagacgcgtacgagccgaaagcgtatggtcgaatgtcgatcagacgagaaaccgttgtctccgtcgacgcgatcggtggatcttgaagaaacgggtggttttaaatttggggaaacaatagcagagagacgaacgaaggacggagaaggagcgacacaaagaaaggacgaaacagaagcgatcgcatcgacgaagacaacatgtacgagaccagaacaacaacgggctatttatagcttggtgtcgaacagaaatcagatcaagccgttatcgttcgaatctcgaacataCCGCCAGCCCTGAAACCTCAGTTTCAGAAGTCTTAAAATTAACGCAGAAACTTAATTTTAACGCAAAACTTAGAACTAACTATATCGATATatggacattttttttttttttacattgatgGAGAAGCGCTATCGATGGGAAGCGGACATAATTTTACAATTGGTCGCATCAATTCGGTAGACGAGGTCTTGACGGTGACCACGCGGACATGACCGTCGTCGCCGGGATGGAGTTGCTTGATCCGACCAAGCTCCCACTTGCACGGAGGGAGATTCGAGTTGCGCAGCAAAACTAATTGACCAGTCCGCAGAGGCGGTTGTTCACGACGCCATTTGCTTCGTTGTTGGAGGGTGTTTAGATAATCGCTCATCCAAATTTTCCAAAAGCGCTCCGTCGTATGCCGGACTAGCTGCCAACGAGCCAGACGATTTTCGGAAATCTCGAGAAGCGAAGGTTGTGGGGGGACCGAGAGAGCAGAGCCAATTAGAAAATGACCGGGGGTTAACACGTCAAAGTCATCGACAGAATCTCGCAAAGGCGCTATGGGTCGCGAATTTAAGCACGCCTCGATGGAGCACAGAAGGGTACTGAATTCTTCAAAGGTAAAGGTGCGAGGTCCGACGACTCGCTTTAAATGGTGTTTAAGACTCTTCACCCCGGCCTCCCACAACCCTCCGAAATGCGGAGCGGAAGGAGGAATAAAGTGCCAGGTGACACCATCGCTAGCGGCTTTGTTTAAGAACTCGGGATTTGTCAGGGACTCCCGAAACGCGCGCGTTAATTCCCGCGAAGCGCCGACGAACGTGGTCCCATTGTCCGAATAAATGGCAGAAGGGATTCCGCGTCGTGCACAAAATCGAACGTAGGCGTTAAGAAAGGCGCGGGTCGAATAGTCGGAAACCAACTCGAGGTGGATCGCTTTCGTAGCCAAGCAAACAAACAAGGCGATATAGGCTTTCCTTGATGTGATCCCACGACCGGCGGAAGCGCGAACTTGAATTGGTCCAGCATAGTCCACACCGCAGTGGGAAAAACATTTTGTTTGAGGAGAGACCCGGGATTCCGGTAGCCGTCCCATCAGCTGCTCGGGGACAGCAGCTCTTTCTCGCACGCATACAACACATGAATGAATTGCAGCTTTGACTAAACTGCGAGCGCGGAGAATCCAGAAAGTCTGACGTAGAGTGCTGAGAGTGAGTTGAAGGCCACCGTGCAACGAGCGCAAATGTGCCTGTTCAATTATCAACCGAACAAGCGGATGAGAAGACAAAATAATCGGATGCTTTGAATTGAACGGTAGTGGAGCGCGGTGTAGACGACCACCGACGCGAAGGAGCCCATCGTTATCGAGGAATGGGTCGAGAGATAAGATGGAACAGTTCCTTGAAAGATATCGTTTGCGGCGGAGTGCGTCTAGCTCTACAGGAAATAGAGTTGATTGGAGGTATTTGAGCCACCAAAGTTTCGCCGAATTACATTCCGCTGCGGTGAGAGCACGACCGACCGGAGATGGTCGAGGAGCCGACGGTCCTTTGCGACAAGCTTGAAGGAAGCGAAACATGTACGCGGTGACGCGGATGAGCTTCGGCCACGAAGAGAAGCGGCTCTCCAGATCCCACCGTGGAAAAGTGGTAACCACATGTGCCGACACGACTTTGGCTTCCGGTTGAACGTCGTCGGTGACCAAGAGTGGACGGTTCGGCCATTCGGAACGCTCGCGACGCAGCCAGGATGGACCATGCCACCAGAGATCGGAACCTAGAAGATCGTCGCTCAGGAGACCTCGAGAGGCACAATCGGCGGGATTGCATTCGGTGGGGACGTGCCGCCACTCAGCTTGAGGGAGGCGAGTCTGAATTGTAGCGACGCGGTTAGCGACGAAAGTCTTCCATCGCGAAGGATGCTGGGATATCCAGTTAAGCACGACCGTCGAGTCAGTCCAACACACGCAAGGTATTGGTCGAGAGTCGAATGACTCGAGAACAAATTCGATAAGGCGAATCATAAGACAAGCACCTTGCAGTTCTAACCGTGGTATCGTCAAAGGATTTAGCGGAGCGACCTTCGATTTGCCGGCGAGAAAGGAAATTGTGATTTCGCCGGAGGACGAgatgcattttgcataaaccaCGGCTGAATACGCAACTGTTGAGGCATCGGAGAAACCGTGAAGCTCCACTCGCGATGTAGTAGATATTAGACCAATCCATCGGGGAAGTTGCACTTTGTCAAGGTGAGCCAATTGAGAGTAAAGAGTTCGCCATTTGCTGAGTTTGTGAACCGGGATGGGTTCGTCCCAACCAACGCGGAGGCGCCAAAGTTCTTGAATGAAAACTTTCGCGAGAATAGTAGCAGGAGTGATCCATCCCAAAGGGTCATAAATTTTGGCAATGGTCGACAAAATAGAACGCTTGGTTGACGGACACGAGTCCGAGAGGGATGTCTTGAATTGAAAAGTATCCTGGGAAGGATTCCAGCAGATTCCAAGAACCTTTACTTGATCATCTTGAGCCAGATCTTTCGTGCACGCTAGACCATGATCGGAAGGGTCAATGTCAGAGAGGAGAGAAGGATGATTACTGGCCCATTTCCGGAGGTGAAATTTCCCACAATGGAGCAATTTGATGAGTTGATCTCGACAATGCCGAagagacgcgatatcatcgtgtCCGAAAAGAAGGTCGTCGATGTAAGTGTTTGATCGGAGAATCGGAGACGCTAAAAGGAAACGGTCGCCTTCATCCTCAACCAAACGTTGGAGTACCCGAAGAGCTAGATATGGGGCGCAAGTCATCCCATACGTGACGGTCAGCAATTCGTACTCTTGAATAGAGTCCGCCGAGTGAGGAGCCCACAGGATACGCTGGTAATTGACATCCCGAGGATCCACTAGGATCTGCCGGTACATCTTGGCAATATCCGCGGTGTACACAAAACGAAACGCGCGCCAGCGGAGAATGACCGAAGAGAGATTCGTTTGTAGTTTGGGACCAGGTAGAAGATGATCGTTTAACGATGATCCGTTCGTGGTAACACtcgaggcgttgaacacgacgcgcaGGTGCGTCGTGCTGCTACCTTCGCGGAGAACGGGATGATGAGGGATATAGACCGATTGAGAATCACTTGACGAAGACACAGCGGAGCGCATGTGGCCAAGCCGTTCATATTCTTGCATGAAGTCGCGATATTCTGAGGCAAGGTTCGGATTTGACTCAAATCTGCGGTTGAGATGGAGCATGATCCGTTCTGCAGTCGAACGCGAGTGCCCGATCCTCAGCGGAGGGTTTGAGCGGAAGGGAAGACGAACAATATAACGACCGTTCGTTGTGCGAGTCGTAGAGTCTCGAAAATATTGCTCACACTGTTTCTCAGCGGGAGTTAGAAGAGAGGCATGTgggatttcctcgatttcccaaaaGCGGCGGAGGTCCGCATCGAGAGAATTATCGTGAACGCAGTGGTGCGTGGAGACCAGTTGCGTTGTATTTGAGACTGGTTCGGAACGACGGAAGAAACCGCGGTCCAATGAATTATGAAGGGGTCCAGAAATGACCCAtccaaaaatagtattttgcgCGATCGGTTGCGCAGTTTGCCCTTTACGCAGCCCGTGTTGAATGATGCTTGGGTACACGTCGGCTCCGAGAATCATTTGTATGGGGTCAGAACTAGACGGGTCGTGATCAGCCCAAGAAA
It contains:
- the LOC143355555 gene encoding uncharacterized protein LOC143355555, whose translation is MAELIATQETLKRAIERSLSNLKKLGKTNWTVAGIHTRMNHLKTQWATFEANDVKISAAIPPEDRPSMAYFKDNYLETTEETFLQTLSFMNSALADLTPKEVSHTASTDTPGAFAPPVAHLPPIPLQPFDGRCEEWEAFRDRFQSLIIANSSLNNFSRMHYLVSSLAGRALGCISNLSVTQDNFAIAWKTLTSRYDNPRRLLAKYLTTLLDLHALNRESASDLQNLRDRLAMTVSSLRNLGRSAAELWDDFLVHLAVQKLDPATRKAWTLRAGDDTKFPSFEEFQTFIDTRVRALEDFDSGASGKIGASSSLSASRPSRNPAHSHLATASKNSQGACPLCKAHHYLGYCSSFLAKSPRQRLEIVKRLSCCPNCLSYNHAISSCASKHTCRMCQKRHHSLLHDESTPGARSSAESSGTRESVSAEINSHSATAGSAATGSSILLATARIQVSVPSGRSVIIRALIDQGSEASFVAESVVQLLRAKRNRVVASISAVGGVHAGTVRHATHLLVSNRTSSAPCVPTTALVLGSMSTYKPSRVRNWRTLAHLADLSWADHDPSSSDPIQMILGADVYPSIIQHGLRKGQTAQPIAQNTIFGWVISGPLHNSLDRGFFRRSEPVSNTTQLVSTHHCVHDNSLDADLRRFWEIEEIPHASLLTPAEKQCEQYFRDSTTRTTNGRYIVRLPFRSNPPLRIGHSRSTAERIMLHLNRRFESNPNLASEYRDFMQEYERLGHMRSAVSSSSDSQSVYIPHHPVLREGSSTTHLRVVFNASSVTTNGSSLNDHLLPGPKLQTNLSSVILRWRAFRFVYTADIAKMYRQILVDPRDVNYQRILWAPHSADSIQEYELLTVTYGMTCAPYLALRVLQRLVEDEGDRFLLASPILRSNTYIDDLLFGHDDIASLRHCRDQLIKLLHCGKFHLRKWASNHPSLLSDIDPSDHGLACTKDLAQDDQVKVLGICWNPSQDTFQFKTSLSDSCPSTKRSILSTIAKIYDPLGWITPATILAKVFIQELWRLRVGWDEPIPVHKLSKWRTLYSQLAHLDKVQLPRWIGLISTTSRVELHGFSDASTVAYSAVVYAKCISSSGEITISFLAGKSKVAPLNPLTIPRLELQGACLMIRLIEFVLESFDSRPIPCVCWTDSTVVLNWISQHPSRWKTFVANRVATIQTRLPQAEWRHVPTECNPADCASRGLLSDDLLGSDLWWHGPSWLRRERSEWPNRPLLVTDDVQPEAKVVSAHVVTTFPRWDLESRFSSWPKLIRVTAYMFRFLQACRKGPSAPRPSPVGRALTAAECNSAKLWWLKYLQSTLFPVELDALRRKRYLSRNCSILSLDPFLDNDGLLRVGGRLHRAPLPFNSKHPIILSSHPLVRLIIEQAHLRSLHGGLQLTLSTLRQTFWILRARSLVKAAIHSCVVCVRERAAVPEQLMGRLPESRVSPQTKCFSHCGVDYAGPIQVRASAGRGITSRKAYIALFVCLATKAIHLELVSDYSTRAFLNAYVRFCARRGIPSAIYSDNGTTFVGASRELTRAFRESLTNPEFLNKAASDGVTWHFIPPSAPHFGGLWEAGVKSLKHHLKRVVGPRTFTFEEFSTLLCSIEACLNSRPIAPLRDSVDDFDVLTPGHFLIGSALSVPPQPSLLEISENRLARWQLVRHTTERFWKIWMSDYLNTLQQRSKWRREQPPLRTGQLVLLRNSNLPPCKWELGRIKQLHPGDDGHVRVVTVKTSSTELMRPIVKLCPLPIDSASPSM